One Megalops cyprinoides isolate fMegCyp1 chromosome 17, fMegCyp1.pri, whole genome shotgun sequence DNA window includes the following coding sequences:
- the LOC118792680 gene encoding syntaxin-binding protein 6-like isoform X2 — protein sequence MSAKSAISKEVFAPQDEKMQAAALVKRRTKKKIPFLATGGQGNYSTYICLSATNKKPKQLYITKVKQFEGSNSFVGRSRWTVEQLRQVDGHDPDKDCPEFTLVFDSGSDQWLAGSATEKNMFIQVLHHSCQRHCTDRKPDFINCPSKLLGGSRVLQSATESVGSAVQMASEALSERGERLTRTEEKTEELMNSAQQFADTAQKLAMKYKN from the exons ATGAGTGCCAAATCGGCCATCAGCAAGGAGGTGTTCGCGCCGCAGGATGAGAAGATGCAAGCGGCCGCGCTGGTCAAAAGGAGAACGAAGAAGAAGATCCCCTTCCTGGCCACCGGCGGCCAGGGAAACTACAGCACCTACATCTGCCTGTCAG CGACCAATAAGAAGCCCAAGCAGCTCTACATCACCAAGGTAAAGCAGTTTGAAGGCTCCAACTCCTTTGTTGGAAGGTCGCGGTGGACGGTGGAGCAACTACGGCAGGTCGACGGTCACGACCCCGACAAA GACTGTCCAGAGTTTACCCTAGTGTTTGACAGTGGCTCGGACCAGTGGCTGGCGGGGTCGGCCACAGAGAAGAACATGTTCATCCAGGTCCTGCATCACTCCTGCCAGCGGCACTGCACCGATCGCAAGCCCGACTTCATCAACTGTCCTTCCAAACTACTGGGAG GTAGCCGCGTGCTGCAGTCTGCCACGGAGAGCGTAGGCAGCGCGGTGCAGATGGCCAGCGAGGCGTTGAGTGAGCGCGGCGAGCGACTGACACGAACGGAGGAGAAGACGGAAGAACTGATGAACAGCGCCCAGCAGTTTGCCGACACGGCACAAAAG
- the LOC118792680 gene encoding syntaxin-binding protein 6-like isoform X1 gives MSAKSAISKEVFAPQDEKMQAAALVKRRTKKKIPFLATGGQGNYSTYICLSATNKKPKQLYITKVKQFEGSNSFVGRSRWTVEQLRQVDGHDPDKDCPEFTLVFDSGSDQWLAGSATEKNMFIQVLHHSCQRHCTDRKPDFINCPSKLLGGQSGCSVVFRCKMFLSRLRHVMVSNQARLRSEGSRVLQSATESVGSAVQMASEALSERGERLTRTEEKTEELMNSAQQFADTAQKLAMKYKN, from the exons ATGAGTGCCAAATCGGCCATCAGCAAGGAGGTGTTCGCGCCGCAGGATGAGAAGATGCAAGCGGCCGCGCTGGTCAAAAGGAGAACGAAGAAGAAGATCCCCTTCCTGGCCACCGGCGGCCAGGGAAACTACAGCACCTACATCTGCCTGTCAG CGACCAATAAGAAGCCCAAGCAGCTCTACATCACCAAGGTAAAGCAGTTTGAAGGCTCCAACTCCTTTGTTGGAAGGTCGCGGTGGACGGTGGAGCAACTACGGCAGGTCGACGGTCACGACCCCGACAAA GACTGTCCAGAGTTTACCCTAGTGTTTGACAGTGGCTCGGACCAGTGGCTGGCGGGGTCGGCCACAGAGAAGAACATGTTCATCCAGGTCCTGCATCACTCCTGCCAGCGGCACTGCACCGATCGCAAGCCCGACTTCATCAACTGTCCTTCCAAACTACTGGGAG GTCAGTCAGGTTGTTCTGTCGTTTTCCGTTGCAAGATGTTTTTGAGCAGATTGAGGCATGTGATGGTTTCAAACCAAGCTCGCCTGCGTTCTGAAG GTAGCCGCGTGCTGCAGTCTGCCACGGAGAGCGTAGGCAGCGCGGTGCAGATGGCCAGCGAGGCGTTGAGTGAGCGCGGCGAGCGACTGACACGAACGGAGGAGAAGACGGAAGAACTGATGAACAGCGCCCAGCAGTTTGCCGACACGGCACAAAAG